A window of the Banduia mediterranea genome harbors these coding sequences:
- a CDS encoding DUF445 family protein: MSGNLVTWDRWFRYGLIVVAVVLGSLDHWLGGNLYLKSGFVIAVAGLVGYFTNYLAIKMLFQPKRGQVLGWRGLVPRNQAQIARSLAHNVQRRLLAPDIVIAYIRDRKLIDLATTRLAQWLDANLQEPAVRRQITALVIEFLNTRGPALLTNGFDLAEDALKRIARDPGTIERYWQKTRAELVAFLEAQENRGVAAQQGRNLLQQQLPQIAAWLDRALEAYLADRRAVGGIGRGLKNLVSFDQDAILHMLQRFTDDPRFIAQIMEGLDAVVDGIQRELEADSTQTLIHTQLDRWIGWLGEISRKTVLPATIEQIDAYFNNADNWPQIEETLIQTILWLKGHALKLVDSPTGQAWLRAGIESAVQHLNVTELVEQQVMELDTDELEKMVLDNTGGNLTVIQLLGGLLGIVAGTVQVHILFALPLAAGCGVVWCAYAWNEYRHRAK, from the coding sequence ATGAGTGGCAATCTGGTCACATGGGACCGCTGGTTCCGCTACGGCCTCATTGTCGTCGCGGTCGTGCTGGGCAGCCTGGACCATTGGCTCGGCGGCAACCTTTACCTCAAATCCGGCTTCGTGATCGCCGTCGCCGGGCTGGTCGGCTATTTCACCAACTATCTGGCGATCAAGATGCTGTTCCAGCCCAAGCGCGGGCAGGTGCTCGGCTGGCGCGGGCTGGTGCCGCGCAACCAGGCGCAGATCGCGCGCAGTCTGGCCCACAACGTGCAGCGGCGGCTGCTCGCGCCGGATATCGTGATCGCCTATATCCGTGACCGCAAGCTGATTGATCTGGCCACCACCCGGCTGGCGCAGTGGCTGGATGCCAACCTGCAGGAACCGGCGGTTCGCCGGCAGATCACCGCGCTGGTGATCGAGTTCCTCAACACCCGCGGCCCGGCGCTGCTCACCAACGGTTTCGATCTGGCAGAAGACGCCCTTAAGCGGATCGCACGCGATCCGGGCACGATCGAGCGCTATTGGCAGAAAACACGCGCCGAACTGGTCGCCTTCCTGGAAGCGCAGGAGAATCGCGGTGTGGCCGCGCAGCAGGGCCGCAACCTGCTCCAGCAGCAACTGCCGCAGATCGCGGCGTGGCTGGACCGGGCGCTGGAGGCCTATCTCGCCGACCGGCGTGCCGTGGGCGGTATCGGCCGCGGGCTGAAAAACCTGGTGTCCTTCGATCAGGACGCCATCTTGCACATGCTGCAGCGGTTTACCGACGACCCGCGTTTCATCGCCCAGATCATGGAGGGCCTCGACGCGGTGGTGGACGGCATCCAGCGTGAGCTCGAGGCCGACAGCACCCAGACCCTGATCCACACCCAGCTCGATCGCTGGATCGGATGGCTGGGCGAGATCTCGCGCAAGACCGTGCTGCCCGCCACCATTGAGCAGATCGACGCCTATTTCAACAATGCCGACAACTGGCCGCAGATCGAAGAAACATTGATCCAGACGATCCTCTGGCTCAAGGGCCATGCGCTGAAGCTGGTGGACTCACCTACCGGCCAGGCCTGGTTGCGCGCCGGCATCGAAAGCGCCGTCCAGCACCTCAACGTCACCGAGCTGGTCGAGCAGCAGGTGATGGAACTGGACACCGACGAGTTGGAAAAGATGGTGCTGGACAACACCGGCGGCAACCTCACCGTGATCCAGTTGCTGGGCGGCCTGCTGGGCATCGTCGCCGGCACCGTGCAGGTGCATATTTTATTCGCGCTACCGCTGGCGGCGGGCTGCGGCGTGGTCTGGTGCGCCTATGCCTGGAACGAATACCGCCACCGCGCCAAATAA
- a CDS encoding DUF3015 domain-containing protein, which translates to MKKLMAGAVLLAVSSAASAVAPGGPNCGWGNMLFEGKSGTGAHFLASTTNGTSGNNTFGMTSGTNGCSVSGTLTYGGRAMINAMLNEFTEDVAVGQGDTLTAVAVALGVEKEDRAAFAQVTHENFGVLFPNENVTADEVIANLETLMLADARLAKYVA; encoded by the coding sequence ATGAAGAAACTGATGGCTGGCGCTGTCCTGCTTGCTGTGTCCTCGGCAGCTTCTGCGGTCGCCCCCGGCGGCCCGAACTGCGGCTGGGGCAACATGCTGTTCGAAGGCAAGTCAGGCACTGGTGCCCACTTCCTGGCCAGCACGACCAACGGCACTTCGGGCAACAACACCTTCGGCATGACCTCCGGCACCAATGGCTGCTCCGTTTCGGGCACGCTGACTTACGGTGGCAGGGCCATGATCAACGCGATGCTCAACGAGTTCACCGAGGATGTCGCGGTCGGTCAGGGCGATACCCTAACCGCGGTGGCGGTGGCCCTCGGCGTCGAGAAGGAAGACCGCGCCGCGTTCGCACAGGTGACCCACGAGAACTTCGGTGTGCTGTTCCCGAACGAGAACGTGACTGCCGACGAGGTGATCGCGAACCTCGAGACGCTGATGCTTGCGGACGCACGTCTGGCCAAGTACGTCGCCTGA